The proteins below are encoded in one region of Drosophila santomea strain STO CAGO 1482 chromosome 2R, Prin_Dsan_1.1, whole genome shotgun sequence:
- the LOC120444669 gene encoding uncharacterized protein LOC120444669, giving the protein MFESFDWTLGLDLKSFRDVKQRIVRKIGDLEHQGAKWGRLIGIEDGKDDAFLRFMKKNI; this is encoded by the exons ATGTT TGAGTCTTTCGATTGGACTTTAGGACTAGATTTGAAGAGCTTTCGCGATGTGAAACAGCGTATAGTGAGAAAAATCGGGGATCTGGAGCACCAAGGAGCTAAGTGGGGTCGCCTCATCGGCATTGAAGATGGCAAGGATGATGCTTTCCTTCGTTTCATGAAGAAGAACATCTAA
- the LOC120445548 gene encoding transmembrane emp24 domain-containing protein 5 — translation MFRIARVILLALLLDLEFSNAEPHNKQLTVFVEAGRQECFYQPIATTENINIDYQVIHGGLGETHVNFNLMDPIRRLLINEIKREKGKHSMKANETGSYKFCFDNTISTFNQKIVSFALEVAPADREERELRDLRQEMLTDYQFDVAYAGIDSYMGKIHVNLMRSRQTQDFIRAIEARDRNVAESTYSMVNNWSWAQFLSMIFVGLLQVLMVRSIFHTTGTFYKFWKSF, via the coding sequence ATGTTTCGAATCGCCCGTGTTATTTTGTTGGCACTGCTGTTGGATCTCGAATTTTCCAATGCCGAGCCGCACAACAAACAACTGACTGTATTCGTGGAAGCTGGCCGTCAGGAGTGCTTTTATCAGCCGATTGCCACCACCGAGAACATAAACATAGACTATCAGGTGATACACGGAGGTCTCGGCGAAACCCACGTCAACTTCAACCTTATGGATCCGATTCGTCGGCTTCtgataaatgaaatcaaaagGGAAAAGGGCAAACACAGCATGAAGGCCAACGAAACGGGCTCTTATAAGTTTTGCTTCGATAATACAATCAGCACTTTTAACCAAAAGATCGTTTCCTTCGCCCTGGAAGTAGCTCCGGCCGACCGAGAGGAGCGGGAATTGCGTGATCTTCGCCAGGAAATGTTGACCGACTACCAATTTGACGTGGCCTATGCTGGTATCGATAGCTACATGGGAAAGATCCATGTCAACCTCATGAGATCCCGTCAAACTCAGGACTTCATTCGAGCGATCGAGGCCAGGGATCGCAATGTGGCCGAGTCCACCTACTCCATGGTCAACAACTGGTCGTGGGCCCAATTTTTGTCCATGATATTTGTTGGCCTCCTGCAGGTATTGATGGTCCGGAGTATTTTTCATACGACGGGAACGTTTTACAAGTTCTGGAAAAGCTTTTAA
- the LOC120445979 gene encoding uncharacterized protein LOC120445979 yields the protein MNFANFLYFIAIIVQGCRAPACFSRIKFDSAN from the exons ATGAACTTCGCTAATTTTCTTTACTTCATTG CGATTATAGTTCAAGGATGTAGGGCTCCGGCTTGTTTTAGCAGGATTAAATTTGATTCGGCTAATTAA
- the LOC120446469 gene encoding cell division cycle 7-related protein kinase, translating to MDKKEVQHHRSQQTMTKSLYAIGMGLLGKSATNMGGAKTNLESAGKSSSTNYNKNRLYNERLVAMASGALPSVSETNHHYKQQQLLTQHAPKCTADLNEKLVKINRQNANKELSTMQARDMQSVDKNEEALKELQESIPEINKIFDVHCRIGSGTFSTVLLGTLQRERCLVETQRRRFAIKHHNPTNHPERILRELECMYRIGGAENVIGINCCIRYNENVAFVMPYMTHDRFHDIYRSLNFPEIRDYLRNLLIALRHVHKFNVIHRDVKPSNILYNRRTGKFLLCDFGLAQRIADDGSVVQSSDLSSREVFTFLRDLESNRNLMLTDGNSAQAEAEDYMARRRMRALGGGGGVERALPGPPSIQKLREQAGGHLTKKDVANQRADTMRLLNRLRLMSPNVDPNNYVVSTNTSKKEMHASRAGTPGYRPPEVLLRHPQQSTAVDVWAAGVIMLSLLSGLHPFFKAPHDCGALAEIINLFGDMPVRKTAFLLDRLILLAQKVNTLDLRRVCMRFRHADFFLAPEIHRKYRRPDGTTEMCRSCEQPTFNCLCSNSGHNLERYDGLDMFPAVAYDLLSRLLEVNPQKRITAEEALKHPFFSDQHRITPGIPLHQQQHILQHQQQLRARESLPSSAARTLKAFVCYPMELASTATQAAGNI from the coding sequence ATGGACAAGAAAGAAGTGCAACATCATCGCAGTCAGCAGACGATGACAAAATCTCTATACGCCATTGGGATGGGTCTTCTGGGAAAATCGGCGACCAACATGGGTGGTGCTAAAACGAATTTGGAATCGGCAGGGAAGAGCTCCTCAACGAATTATAACAAAAATCGGCTCTATAACGAAAGGCTCGTTGCGATGGCCTCCGGAGCTCTGCCTTCCGTTTCGGAGACTAACCATCATTATAAGCAACAGCAGCTCCTGACTCAACATGCTCCCAAGTGCACTGCCGATCTCAACGAGAAACTAGTAAAGATCAACCGGCAAAACGCCAATAAAGAACTTTCCACCATGCAGGCACGGGATATGCAATCCGTTGACAAAAACGAAGAGGCCCTAAAGGAATTGCAGGAGAGCATTCCGGAAATCAACAAAATCTTCGATGTGCACTGTCGCATCGGCAGTGGAACCTTTAGCACAGTTCTCCTGGGAACCCTGCAGCGGGAAAGATGCCTCGTGGAAACCCAGAGGAGGAGATTCGCCATCAAACATCATAATCCCACAAATCATCCGGAGAGGATTCTTAGAGAGTTGGAGTGCATGTATCGCATTGGTGGAGCGGAAAATGTAATCGGAATTAATTGCTGCATTAGATATAATGAAAACGTGGCCTTTGTCATGCCCTATATGACCCACGATCGCTTTCATGACATTTACAGAAGTCTTAATTTTCCAGAGATTCGCGACTATCTGAGGAACTTGCTCATTGCCCTGCGACATGTTCACAAGTTCAATGTGATTCACCGGGACGTCAAGCCAAGTAACATTCTATATAACCGCAGGACCGGCAAGTTTTTACTCTGCGATTTCGGATTGGCTCAAAGGATCGCCGATGATGGCAGTGTCGTGCAGTCAAGTGACCTCAGCTCCCGGGAAGTATTCACCTTCCTGAGGGACCTGGAGAGTAATAGAAACCTGATGCTGACGGATGGCAATTCGGCCCAAGCCGAGGCTGAGGATTACATGGCCCGTCGAAGGATGCGGGCTCTAGGCGGCGGTGGGGGCGTGGAACGGGCTCTGCCTGGACCTCCGAGTATTCAGAAACTACGCGAGCAAGCGGGTGGCCATTTGACCAAAAAGGATGTGGCCAACCAGAGGGCTGACACCATGAGGCTGCTGAACCGCCTGCGACTCATGAGCCCGAATGTGGATCCCAATAACTACGTGGTCTCCACAAACACCTCGAAGAAGGAGATGCACGCTTCAAGGGCTGGAACCCCAGGATACAGACCCCCGGAGGTTTTGCTCCGACATCCCCAACAATCCACTGCGGTGGACGTGTGGGCAGCTGGCGTTATAATGCTCTCCTTGCTCTCTGGTCTTCATCCGTTTTTCAAGGCCCCCCACGACTGCGGCGCTCTAGCTGAAATAATTAACTTGTTTGGCGATATGCCGGTGCGGAAAACTGCCTTCCTGCTGGATAGGCTGATTTTGCTGGCGCAAAAGGTAAACACTTTGGATCTTCGGAGGGTGTGCATGAGATTTCGCCATGCGGACTTTTTCCTGGCCCCCGAAATACACCGTAAATATCGAAGGCCCGATGGCACCACGGAAATGTGCCGCAGCTGCGAGCAGCCCACGTTTAATTGCCTTTGCAGCAACAGTGGGCATAATTTGGAAAGGTACGATGGGCTGGACATGTTTCCCGCCGTGGCCTACGACTTGCTGTCCCGTCTGCTAGAAGTAAATCCCCAAAAGCGTATCACCGCCGAGGAGGCCCTGAAGCATCCGTTCTTCAGCGACCAGCATCGCATTACGCCCGGAATACCTctgcaccagcagcagcatatactgcagcatcagcagcagctgagAGCCAGGGAATCACTTCCTTCGTCGGCGGCCCGAACTCTGAAGGCATTCGTGTGCTATCCCATGGAGTTGGCTTCTACGGCAACACAGGCAGCGGGTAATATCTGA